One segment of Vagococcus martis DNA contains the following:
- a CDS encoding MptD family putative ECF transporter S component, which produces MKKLKVQDLISIGIYATVYFFTVFIATMLMRFTVPVFHSLLVPSMSALISGTLYIIVANKVPKFGAITLVGSVMAVFFFAFGYFPLAFLPSFLFPLLADFVQTKTKISDSLKLMVSYTIFSFGLTGPILPLWFMKDAYSESLLNKGKDMSYVNSVFEGVSTASFFVSMLLVIITSIIGLKIGKIIYTKHFAK; this is translated from the coding sequence ATGAAAAAGTTAAAAGTACAAGATTTAATATCGATAGGGATATATGCGACAGTTTATTTTTTTACGGTCTTTATCGCCACTATGTTAATGAGGTTTACTGTGCCTGTGTTTCATAGTCTATTAGTTCCTAGTATGTCAGCATTAATATCTGGTACTCTATATATTATAGTTGCAAATAAAGTTCCTAAATTTGGCGCTATTACATTAGTTGGATCGGTCATGGCGGTCTTTTTCTTTGCTTTCGGGTATTTTCCGTTGGCTTTTTTACCAAGTTTTCTTTTTCCATTATTGGCTGATTTTGTGCAAACTAAAACAAAGATTTCAGACAGTCTAAAACTAATGGTTAGTTATACAATTTTTAGTTTTGGCTTAACAGGTCCAATTTTGCCATTATGGTTTATGAAAGATGCTTATAGCGAGTCTTTATTAAATAAAGGAAAAGACATGAGTTATGTGAATAGTGTATTCGAAGGTGTAAGTACTGCAAGTTTCTTTGTCTCAATGCTTTTAGTTATTATTACTAGTATAATAGGTTTGAAAATCGGGAAAATTATTTATACGAAACACTTTGCTAAGTAA
- a CDS encoding energy-coupling factor transporter transmembrane component T produces MENRYVTFDPRSKLVTVLFASVLLISRANPSMEFVFIVFITFLLSISGSFKKGFIILISYVFLNFLTMTVFHEITGIITAIVSFVLVVYKSLLPPIAAGIFATQHTSVGEWVSAMKKWHIPNFLVIPFIVICRFFPTLRSDVKSIRQAMKFRGIDLSVSEVIRHPIQAMEYFLVPILKQVEYTAQELSAAALVRGLGFEGKHTSVIPIKLKIQDYLLLASLLVLLLVEGGGVF; encoded by the coding sequence TTGGAAAATAGATATGTCACGTTTGATCCAAGGAGTAAACTAGTTACAGTCCTTTTTGCTAGTGTGTTACTAATTTCTCGTGCCAATCCATCCATGGAGTTTGTTTTTATAGTATTTATTACATTTTTGTTAAGTATTAGTGGCTCGTTTAAAAAAGGCTTTATAATATTAATTAGTTATGTGTTCCTAAACTTTTTAACAATGACAGTGTTTCATGAGATAACTGGTATTATAACAGCGATTGTGTCATTTGTCTTAGTGGTATATAAAAGTTTACTCCCACCCATAGCAGCAGGGATATTTGCGACACAACATACTTCTGTGGGCGAATGGGTTTCGGCGATGAAAAAATGGCACATTCCAAACTTTCTTGTTATTCCTTTTATTGTTATTTGTCGTTTTTTTCCGACACTTCGTTCTGACGTGAAGTCGATTCGTCAAGCTATGAAGTTTAGAGGAATTGACTTATCTGTTTCAGAAGTGATACGTCATCCTATTCAAGCCATGGAGTATTTTTTAGTCCCTATTTTAAAGCAAGTGGAGTATACCGCTCAAGAATTATCTGCAGCTGCACTTGTGAGGGGATTAGGTTTTGAAGGGAAACATACAAGTGTTATTCCGATTAAATTAAAAATACAAGACTATTTACTACTTGCTAGTTTGTTGGTATTGTTATTAGTTGAGGGTGGTGGTGTTTTTTGA
- a CDS encoding pyridoxal-phosphate-dependent aminotransferase family protein has translation MRQPLNHPMRTIMTPGPVEAYPSVLRTMATPILGQFDPAFVAIMNEVKDMIRETFQTTNEEAFVVDGTSRSGIEAALISLISPGDKVLVPAYGRFAYLLVEICERAQADVVILEKSWDGVFSEEEIIEAVKEHQPKILAMIHGETANGQMQPLSKIGEYCQNNNVFFVVDVVATYSGVEIKVDDWGIDMAIAGTQKCLSVPSGLSLITYSDRVKKEINKRYQKELGLGDDCRNDNPISSNYLDLTQLQRYWNKDRINHHTEATSMIYALHEGLRLYCNEGLRERARRHEIHDRAIVEGIKAMGLELYGDEATKMPTVTPVIIPEGVDGESVRQMMLDDFGIEIASSFGPLAGKVWRIGNMGFSSRKENVLQVLTALEAALIHHNVSINQGVAAQKALNIYHELGI, from the coding sequence ATGAGACAACCATTAAATCATCCAATGAGAACCATTATGACACCAGGACCTGTAGAGGCTTATCCATCTGTTTTAAGAACAATGGCAACGCCGATTTTAGGTCAATTTGATCCTGCTTTTGTAGCAATTATGAATGAAGTCAAAGATATGATTAGAGAGACATTTCAAACCACAAATGAAGAGGCTTTTGTGGTGGATGGGACAAGTCGTTCTGGCATAGAAGCAGCATTGATTTCGCTAATTAGCCCAGGTGATAAGGTATTGGTACCAGCATACGGACGTTTTGCTTATTTATTAGTCGAAATCTGTGAAAGAGCACAAGCTGACGTTGTGATTCTTGAAAAATCATGGGACGGCGTTTTTTCAGAAGAAGAAATAATTGAAGCAGTTAAAGAACATCAACCAAAAATTTTAGCTATGATTCATGGAGAAACAGCTAACGGTCAAATGCAGCCTTTAAGTAAAATTGGCGAGTATTGCCAGAACAATAATGTCTTTTTCGTAGTAGACGTTGTAGCGACTTATAGTGGTGTGGAGATAAAAGTTGATGACTGGGGTATTGATATGGCCATTGCTGGAACACAAAAATGTCTAAGTGTGCCATCTGGTTTATCACTTATCACCTATAGTGACCGAGTGAAAAAGGAAATTAATAAACGCTATCAAAAAGAGCTTGGTTTAGGAGATGATTGCAGAAATGATAATCCAATCTCAAGTAATTACCTTGATTTAACTCAGCTTCAAAGATATTGGAATAAGGACCGAATCAATCATCATACGGAGGCTACTAGTATGATTTATGCACTGCATGAAGGATTACGTCTATATTGTAATGAAGGATTAAGAGAACGAGCTAGACGTCATGAAATTCATGATAGAGCAATTGTTGAAGGTATTAAAGCAATGGGGCTTGAGTTATATGGTGATGAAGCAACTAAAATGCCAACGGTAACACCTGTCATCATTCCAGAAGGAGTAGATGGTGAGTCTGTGAGACAAATGATGTTAGATGATTTTGGTATTGAAATTGCCTCTTCATTTGGTCCATTAGCGGGTAAAGTATGGCGAATTGGAAACATGGGATTTAGTAGCCGAAAAGAAAATGTCTTACAAGTTTTAACAGCATTAGAAGCAGCATTAATTCATCATAATGTATCGATTAATCAGGGTGTAGCTGCTCAAAAAGCATTAAATATTTATCATGAATTAGGAATTTAA
- a CDS encoding YdcF family protein has translation MSTSIVGLFWNEKILLQREGKSLSNLVPLIVALCLLGIQVLIIIVTFYSQNVFLTTLLGFTTATLSYLIFLFIMYATTAVLYNHFPIWKKVDYIIILGAGLIDGERVTPLLASRIDRGVRLYLKQKRNLGHKPTIILSGGQGKDEKISEAQAMSHYLDSLPVVIEKVYLEEQSTNTKENILFSEKLASVVDGINDFKDKNIVIATNNYHLLRAGKIASRLGIHARGVGSKTKLYYLPTAFIREYVGYLVMTKKKHFLFIGFFFISALIRLFGHVIGG, from the coding sequence TTGAGTACTAGTATAGTCGGGTTATTTTGGAATGAAAAAATTCTTTTACAAAGAGAGGGGAAATCATTAAGTAATTTGGTTCCTTTAATTGTTGCGTTATGTTTATTAGGGATTCAGGTTCTAATAATTATTGTCACATTTTATTCGCAAAATGTATTTTTGACAACTTTGTTAGGTTTTACTACAGCTACGTTATCGTATTTAATCTTTTTATTTATTATGTATGCAACAACAGCTGTTTTATATAATCATTTTCCTATTTGGAAGAAAGTAGATTATATTATTATTTTAGGAGCTGGATTGATTGATGGTGAGCGTGTGACACCATTGTTAGCGAGTCGGATTGACCGAGGTGTTAGATTATACTTAAAACAAAAGAGAAATTTAGGTCATAAACCAACGATTATTTTATCAGGCGGTCAAGGAAAAGATGAAAAAATATCAGAAGCACAAGCAATGAGTCATTACTTAGATTCTTTACCTGTGGTTATTGAAAAAGTATATCTTGAAGAACAATCAACCAATACCAAAGAAAATATTCTGTTTTCAGAAAAATTGGCTAGTGTTGTGGATGGTATTAATGATTTTAAAGATAAAAATATTGTGATTGCGACTAATAATTATCATCTCTTAAGAGCTGGTAAAATAGCATCACGTTTAGGTATTCATGCGAGAGGTGTTGGATCTAAAACTAAGTTGTATTATTTACCGACAGCTTTTATTCGTGAATATGTTGGTTATCTTGTGATGACAAAGAAAAAACATTTTTTATTTATTGGATTCTTTTTTATAAGTGCATTGATTCGACTATTTGGTCACGTTATTGGTGGATAA
- a CDS encoding ABC transporter ATP-binding protein: protein MIQLNQVTLIRDEKKVLDNINLTVRSGELVVLTGESGSGKSSLISVLNGLIPELYDGEIFGQLTVLDTPLPPIDFNKYVKDIGVVFQNPKTQFFTTSVLSELAFSMENYGFSAEDINTRMNDVIELFHLEDLIGKKVTELSGGQKQRIAFASACMLPHRLFLFDEPSSNLDYVTIKQLSDYIKLLKQRGCTLIISEHRLFYLSELADRYVILKNGKLTYDLPAAQFKAQFPIIQEEMGLRSLQEPKLLKSFVEKTEPDDVSRVLQIKDLTYQYSDRKSVLNIPSLDISIDNIVGLVGQNGSGKTTFVQLLSGLLTDKSHSFSIMGANLSAKERIARSFIVMQDVNLQLFFETVEKELLVQSKRTELFDDVVDDLNLRGLLSSHPQNLSGGEKQRVAIASAILSGKEWLILDEPTSGLDYQNMLAVSKLLKKAQSLGLFVLVISHDNELLSQTASCILKMDNGRFIS from the coding sequence TTGATTCAACTCAATCAGGTAACACTTATAAGAGATGAAAAAAAAGTATTGGATAATATCAATTTAACCGTAAGATCCGGAGAGTTAGTTGTGTTGACAGGTGAAAGTGGCAGTGGAAAAAGCTCTCTAATTAGTGTATTAAATGGTTTGATCCCTGAATTGTATGACGGAGAGATATTTGGTCAGTTAACAGTGTTGGATACCCCACTTCCGCCTATTGACTTTAATAAATACGTTAAAGACATAGGTGTTGTATTTCAAAATCCTAAAACGCAATTTTTTACGACGTCAGTATTAAGTGAGTTAGCTTTCTCCATGGAAAATTACGGATTTTCTGCAGAGGATATAAATACAAGAATGAACGATGTTATCGAATTATTTCATTTAGAAGACTTGATTGGTAAAAAAGTAACAGAGTTATCTGGCGGACAAAAACAACGCATCGCATTTGCATCTGCCTGTATGTTACCGCATCGTTTGTTTTTATTTGATGAACCATCTAGTAACCTGGATTATGTAACAATCAAACAATTATCAGATTATATTAAGTTATTAAAACAGCGTGGTTGTACGTTGATTATATCTGAACACAGGTTATTTTACCTATCTGAACTGGCAGATCGATATGTTATCTTAAAAAATGGCAAACTGACCTATGACTTACCAGCTGCTCAATTTAAGGCACAATTTCCGATAATTCAAGAAGAGATGGGATTAAGGAGTTTGCAAGAACCAAAATTATTGAAATCATTTGTTGAAAAGACAGAGCCAGATGACGTCAGTCGAGTACTTCAAATTAAGGATTTAACTTATCAGTACAGTGATCGAAAATCAGTTCTTAATATTCCATCTCTTGATATTTCTATAGATAACATAGTTGGATTAGTTGGACAAAATGGTTCTGGAAAAACAACCTTTGTACAATTGTTATCAGGTTTACTTACAGATAAAAGTCACAGTTTTTCTATTATGGGAGCCAACTTGTCTGCTAAAGAGCGTATTGCGCGGAGTTTTATAGTGATGCAAGATGTTAATCTCCAATTATTTTTTGAAACAGTCGAAAAAGAGTTGCTAGTACAATCAAAAAGAACAGAATTATTTGATGATGTAGTGGATGATCTTAATTTAAGAGGGTTATTAAGTAGTCATCCACAAAATCTTTCTGGTGGAGAAAAACAACGAGTAGCCATTGCTAGTGCCATACTATCTGGAAAAGAGTGGTTGATTTTAGATGAACCAACAAGTGGTTTGGATTATCAAAATATGTTAGCAGTTAGTAAGCTACTAAAAAAGGCTCAATCACTTGGTTTGTTTGTCCTAGTAATTAGTCATGACAATGAATTGCTCTCACAAACAGCATCATGTATTTTGAAAATGGATAACGGTCGGTTTATAAGCTAA